A region from the Cyprinus carpio isolate SPL01 chromosome A8, ASM1834038v1, whole genome shotgun sequence genome encodes:
- the cabp1a gene encoding calcium-binding protein 1a isoform X2 — MSFTLPKSESTTSLLRSSAPARSAAQPPDHPGARRTHHQRSAAAASGAETADCDASSRRPLCHPSLVGTRNSAERSHPQHSHSHGHALSTAHSQEDLSELPGGKERKTTRRHHHHHHHHHNRHHHHHRHRSTRDDLPQEPRPKHSHAARMPTRTQSFSESRDETALFFESPQLARPGSSSSSREACPASTASSSPVPASSSRSSRRSRRSSAASSEADFNLRPFLSSVFGQNRELRPEEIDELREAFKEFDKDKDGFISCKDLGNCMRTMGYMPTEMELIELSQQINMNCGHVDFEDFVGLMGPKLLAETADMIGIKELRNAFKEFDTNGDGEISTGELREAMRKLLGQQVGHRDLEDILRDIDLNGDGRVDFEEFVRMVSR; from the exons ATGAGTTTCACGCTCCCCAAAAGCGAATCGACGACCTCCTTACTGAGATCCTCCGCACCGGCCAGGAGCGCGGCTCAGCCGCCTGATCATCCCGGAGCCCGGCGGACACACCATCAGCGCTCCGCGGCGGCGGCATCTGGAGCGGAGACGGCGGATTGCGATGCGAGCTCTCGGAGACCCCTTTGTCACCCCTCACTGGTCGGTACCCGGAATAGCGCAGAGAGGAGCCACCCACAACACTCCCACTCCCATGGACACGCTCTTTCCACGGCTCACAGTCAGGAGGACCTGTCGGAGCTTCCCGGTGGAAAAGAGCGCAAGACTACCAGGcgacaccatcatcatcaccaccatcaccacaaccgtcatcatcaccatcaccgcCACCGGTCCACCCGGGACGACCTGCCACAGGAGCCCCGACCCAAGCACTCTCACGCCGCTCGCATGCCCACCAGAACTCAGTCTTTCTCCGAGTCCAGGGACGAAACGGCTCTCTTTTTTGAATCACCTCAACTGGCTCGACCCGGGTCTTCTTCATCGAGCAGAGAGGCGTGTCCAGCCTCCACCGCCTCATCCTCGCCGGTGCCCGCATCCTCCAGCCGCTCCTCCCGCAGATCGAGGAGGTCCAGCGCAGCATCTTCTGAAGCAGACTTCAATCTGCGGCCGTTCCTCAGCTCGGTGTTTGGACAG AATCGAGAATTGAGACCAGAGGAGATTGATG AGTTACGAGAAGCGTTTAAGGAGTTTGATAAAGATAAAGATGGCTTTATCAGCTGTAAAGACCTGGGGAACTGCATGAGAACTATGGGCTACATGCCCACCGAGATGGAACTAATAGAACTGAGCCAACAAATCAACATGAACT GTGGCCACGTGGATTTCGAGGACTTTGTAGGGTTGATGGGACCTAAGCTCCTAGCAGAGACAGCAGACATGATTGGGATAAAAGAGCTGAGAAATGCCTTCAAAGAG TTTGACACAAATGGAGATGGTGAGATAAGCACAGGAGAGCTAAGGGAGGCTATGAGGAAGCTGTTGGGACAACAG GTTGGTCATCGAGACCTAGAGGACATACTGAGAGACATTGACTTGAATGGAGACGGCCGAGTAGACTTTGAAG AGTTTGTGCGAATGGTGTCCCGCTGA
- the cabp1a gene encoding calcium-binding protein 1a isoform X1, with protein MSFTLPKSESTTSLLRSSAPARSAAQPPDHPGARRTHHQRSAAAASGAETADCDASSRRPLCHPSLVGTRNSAERSHPQHSHSHGHALSTAHSQEDLSELPGGKERKTTRRHHHHHHHHHNRHHHHHRHRSTRDDLPQEPRPKHSHAARMPTRTQSFSESRDETALFFESPQLARPGSSSSSREACPASTASSSPVPASSSRSSRRSRRSSAASSEADFNLRPFLSSVFGQNRELRPEEIDELREAFKEFDKDKDGFISCKDLGNCMRTMGYMPTEMELIELSQQINMNLGGHVDFEDFVGLMGPKLLAETADMIGIKELRNAFKEFDTNGDGEISTGELREAMRKLLGQQVGHRDLEDILRDIDLNGDGRVDFEEFVRMVSR; from the exons ATGAGTTTCACGCTCCCCAAAAGCGAATCGACGACCTCCTTACTGAGATCCTCCGCACCGGCCAGGAGCGCGGCTCAGCCGCCTGATCATCCCGGAGCCCGGCGGACACACCATCAGCGCTCCGCGGCGGCGGCATCTGGAGCGGAGACGGCGGATTGCGATGCGAGCTCTCGGAGACCCCTTTGTCACCCCTCACTGGTCGGTACCCGGAATAGCGCAGAGAGGAGCCACCCACAACACTCCCACTCCCATGGACACGCTCTTTCCACGGCTCACAGTCAGGAGGACCTGTCGGAGCTTCCCGGTGGAAAAGAGCGCAAGACTACCAGGcgacaccatcatcatcaccaccatcaccacaaccgtcatcatcaccatcaccgcCACCGGTCCACCCGGGACGACCTGCCACAGGAGCCCCGACCCAAGCACTCTCACGCCGCTCGCATGCCCACCAGAACTCAGTCTTTCTCCGAGTCCAGGGACGAAACGGCTCTCTTTTTTGAATCACCTCAACTGGCTCGACCCGGGTCTTCTTCATCGAGCAGAGAGGCGTGTCCAGCCTCCACCGCCTCATCCTCGCCGGTGCCCGCATCCTCCAGCCGCTCCTCCCGCAGATCGAGGAGGTCCAGCGCAGCATCTTCTGAAGCAGACTTCAATCTGCGGCCGTTCCTCAGCTCGGTGTTTGGACAG AATCGAGAATTGAGACCAGAGGAGATTGATG AGTTACGAGAAGCGTTTAAGGAGTTTGATAAAGATAAAGATGGCTTTATCAGCTGTAAAGACCTGGGGAACTGCATGAGAACTATGGGCTACATGCCCACCGAGATGGAACTAATAGAACTGAGCCAACAAATCAACATGAACT TAGGTGGCCACGTGGATTTCGAGGACTTTGTAGGGTTGATGGGACCTAAGCTCCTAGCAGAGACAGCAGACATGATTGGGATAAAAGAGCTGAGAAATGCCTTCAAAGAG TTTGACACAAATGGAGATGGTGAGATAAGCACAGGAGAGCTAAGGGAGGCTATGAGGAAGCTGTTGGGACAACAG GTTGGTCATCGAGACCTAGAGGACATACTGAGAGACATTGACTTGAATGGAGACGGCCGAGTAGACTTTGAAG AGTTTGTGCGAATGGTGTCCCGCTGA
- the mlec gene encoding malectin — protein MRRVTLRCVARLVFAALWLLVEVCRAETGAPSLAERVIWAVNAGGDAHTDVHGIHYKKDPLEGKLGKASDYGIRLPILRSSPEDQVLYQTERYNEDTFGYEIPIREEGDYILVMKYAEVYFAQSQQKVFDVRLNGHVVVKDLDIFDRVGHSTAHDEIVPFSIKRGKLSVHGEVSTFNGKLSVEFVKGYYDNPKICALYVMKGKLEDVPKLQPHPGLEKREEEEEEEDDGEGGESEKKSASTAPKNPVRSGPRTPNPYATDNSSLMFPILVAFGVFIPTLFCLCRL, from the exons ATGAGGAGGGTGACATTGCGCTGTGTTGCCCGGCTCGTATTCGCAGCTTTGTGGCTGTTGGTGGAGGTGTGTCGCGCAGAGACCGGGGCCCCGAGTCTGGCCGAGAGAGTCATCTGGGCTGTCAACGCCGGCGGGGACGCGCACACAGACGTGCAcggcattcattataaaaaagATCCACTGGAAGGAAAGTTGGGGAAAG CATCAGACTACGGTATCCGTCTTCCTATCCTGCGCTCCAGCCCGGAGGATCAGGTTCTTTACCAGACAGAGCGATACAACGAGGATACATTTGGTTATGAAATACCTATAAGAGAAGAAGGAGACTACATACTGGTCATGAAATATGCTGAGGTTTACTTTGCTCAGTCTCAACAAAAG GTTTTTGATGTACGCTTAAATGGCCACGTTGTGGTGAAGGATCTAGATATCTTTGACCGTGTGGGTCACAGCACGGCTCATGATGAAATAGTGCCATTCTCAATAAAAAGAGGAAAACTAAGTGTGCATGGTGAAGTTTCCACTTTTAATGGGAAACTCAGCGTAGAGTTTGTTAAG GGTTACTATGACAACCCTAAGATATGTGCACTATATGTGATGAAGGGCAAGCTAGAGG atgTGCCCAAGCTGCAGCCACATCCTGGACtggaaaagagagaggaagaggaggaggaagaagatgaCGGCGAGGGGGGAGAAAGCGAAAAGAAGAGCGCCTCCACCGCTCCCAAGAACCCGGTTCGATCCGGGCCACGCACCCCCAACCCGTACGCCACTGATAACAGCAGCCTGATGTTCCCTATACTTGTGGCATTCGGGGTCTTCATCCCAACCCTCTTCTGCCTCTGCCGCCTGTGA
- the unc119.1 gene encoding protein unc-119 homolog B, producing the protein MNSQSSRNETAAAALNGSDSTAAAAAPRDRKTGGGFPKRLKSRRNQVDRRPVTEEELRALERHITPDEVLGLSAITRDYLCKPEDNIYSIDFTRFKIRDLETGTVLFEIAKPPHCDLDEEDEENGEVDTSAGRFVRYQFTPAFLKLRTVGATVEFTVGDRPVTNFRMIERHYFQDRLLKSFDFDFGFCIPNSRNTCEHIYEFPQLPDDLIRLMIEHPYETRSDSFYFVDNKLIMHNKADYAYNGGQ; encoded by the exons ATGAACAGTCAGAGCTCCCGCAACGAAACGGCAGCCGCCGCGCTTAACGGCTCGGATTCAACGGCGGCGGCGGCGGCTCCCCGAGACCGCAAAACAGGAGGCGGTTTTCCGAAAAGGCTGAAATCGCGACGAAATCAAGTGGACCGGCGGCCTGTAACGGAGGAAGAGCTGCGGGCGCTGGAGAGACACATCACTCCGGATGAAGTTTTGGGACTCAGCGCAATCACTCGCG ACTATCTGTGTAAACCAGAGGACAACATCTACAGCATTGACTTTACACGGTTTAAGATCAGAGACCTGGAGACAGGGACGGTCCTTTTTGAGATTGCCAAACCGCCACACTGTG ATCttgatgaggaggatgaggaaaaCGGAGAGGTTGACACCAGTGCCGGGCGCTTCGTCCGTTACCAGTTCACACCTGCGTTCCTTAAGTTACGCACAGTCGGAGCCAC TGTGGAGTTCACAGTTGGCGATCGACCTGTTACCAATTTCAGAATGATTGAGAGGCATTATTTTCAAGATCGCCTCCTGAAGAGTTTCGACTTTGACTTTGGCTTCTGTATCCCGAACAGCCGGAACACGTGTGAACATATTTATGAGTTTCCCCAGCTCCCAGATGACCTCA TTCGATTGATGATTGAGCACCCGTATGAGACCAGATCAGACAGTTTCTACTTTGTGGACAACAAACTCATCATGCACAACAAGGCAGATTATGCTTACAACGGGGGCCAGTAG
- the LOC109077926 gene encoding RING finger protein PSH1-like yields the protein MSLKKTRGFKSQSKRSRSESETTAKNLAERPSECKNKSPKSKRAASPTPSYLSMRTDWSMDPPTNFKGGETFPLHSRIKRKRETSPVTRYISLKNDNPMNDSTGVLSMLRVRAASPTPTCMSLKTDWSMDPPTNFRAAETFPLDPRLLTEHHFRCPLCTSMLKDPVSISCGHNYCRGCINEFWNSYAGDYVCPQCGNPSETRPVLNTNAALAEVVKNLQQAGFSPALPPQSYARPEDVACDFCTERRLKAVKCCLTCDVSLCETHIKQHYTIPALQKHTLSDVKTRPSQQRQNTDNSFISIRTGQQDQTDKTVDIIKEMAVRSIFESVLKTAKLQTQPKRPAKPKTRDNKEVRNLARMCSTLKQEVSGLKKRLSKRNNTKKEKHYEEDEDCSENDSDESSDDEGRDNDSSDEGEDGSENSSDEDEDGSENSSDEDEDGSDEEDREEDSRDNEEDNSACSDEGSDDKYSEGYNDHSSGEYNSEDEDDDY from the exons ATGAGTCTTAAAAAAACGCGTGGTTTTAAAAG CCAATCCAAACGAAGTAGATCAGAGTCTGAAACCACTGCCAAAAACCTTGCAGAACGACCAAgtgaatgcaaaaacaaaag TCCAAAGTCAAAGAGAGCAGCTTCTCCAACACCCAGCTATCTGTCAATGAGGACAGACTGGTCAATGGATCCACCAACCAACTTCAAAGGTGGAGAGACATTTCCTTTGCATTCAAG gattaagagaaaaagagagacatcACCAGTCACCAGATATATCTCCCTGAAAAACGACAACCCAATGAATGATTCAACAGGCGTGTTATCCATGCTAAG AGTAAGAGCAGCTTCTCCTACACCCACATGTATGTCTCTGAAGACGGACTGGTCAATGGATCCACCAACCAACTTCAGAGCCGCGGAAACTTTCCCATTGGATCCAAG ACTGCTGACAGAGCATCACTTTAGATGTCCATTGTGCACATCGATGTTGAAGGATCCAGTGTCCATCTCGTGTGGACACAATTACTGCAGAGGTTGTATTAATGAATTCTGGAACAGTTATGCAGGAGATTATGTCTGTCCGCAATGTGGTAATCCATCAGAAACACGTCCAGTGCTGAACACAAATGCAGCTCTGGCTGAGGTGGTTAAAAACCTGCAGCAAGCAGGCTTCAGTCCAGCTCTTCCACCACAATCCTATGCCAGACCGGAAGACGTGGCCTGTGATTTCTGCACTGAGCGCAGATTGAAAGCTGTGAAGTGTTGTTTAACCTGTGATGTGTCCCTCTGTGAGACTCACATCAagcaacattacacaataccagcactacagaaacacacactgtcAGACGTGAAGACGAGACCCTCACAGCAGCGCCAGAACACAGACAACAGCTTCATAAGCATTAGAACTGGACAACAGGATCAGACAGATAAAACTGTTGACATTATAAAG GAGATGGCAGTCAGGAGCATctttgaaagtgttttaaaaaccGCCAAGCTTCAGACACAACCAAAAAGACCTGCAAAACCTAAAACAAGAGATAATAAAGAGGTTAGAAATCTTGCACGTATGTGCTCCACACTAAAACAAGAAGTTTCAGGGCTTAAAAAACGACTCTCAAAGAGAAATAatacaaagaaagagaaacattatGAAGAGGATGAGGACTGCAGTGAGAATGATTCTGATGAAAGTAGTGATGATGAAGGGAGGGACAATGATAGTTCTGATGAGGGGGAAGATGGCTCTGAAAATAGTTCTGATGAGGATGAAGATGGCTCTGAAAATAGTTCTGATGAGGACGAAGATGGCTCTGATGAGGAGGACCGGGAAGAAGATAGTCGTGATAATGAGGAAGACAACTCTGCATGCAGTGATGAGGGGTCTGATGACAAGTATTCTGAAGGCTATAATGATCACAGTTCTGGCGAATACAacagtgaggatgaggatgatgactACTGA
- the ca8h12orf43 gene encoding protein CUSTOS yields the protein MSESSSEDENTDRLKEAVWSFRPQDDKSNANGGARPYYGDSSSRRSQRTDVSKHEHDGNELGTTPEFQSHVAKKLGAFLDGCISEIFSETVDSKLGQSKNRDEEDQESFRLFSTSAPGKWMEEPLPPPPKRRPIPSSSDSDSEMEMRFREAAVSVSDILGSAAQHLTEKTEEKSTTKESAEESTVTKKKKKKKKKRKASTERSEENITHVSEKPSNGEGTEEQTTVVENLTKKKKKKIKLEEGRKDCDE from the exons ATGTCTGAGAGCAGCAGTGAAGATGAAAACACTGATAGACTGAAAGAGGCGGTGTGGAGCTTTCGACCTCAGGATGACAAGAGCAATGCAAACGGAGGAGCTCGTCCTTACT ATGGAGACAGCAGCAGCAGACGAAGTCAGAG AACCGATGTTTCAAAGCATGAACATGATGGGAATGAGCTCGGGACAACACCAGAGTTTCAGTCCCATGTGGCAAAAAAGTTAGGAGCCTTTTTGGACGG GTGTATTTCAGAAATTTTTTCTGAAACCGTTGACTCAAAACTTGGCCAGTCCAAAAACAGAGATGAAGAGGATCAAGAAA GTTTCCGTCTCTTCTCCACATCTGCTCCTGGAAAATGGATGGAGGAACCACTTCCTCCACCTCCTAAAAGGAGACCAATTCCCAGCTCTAG tgacagtgacagtgagATGGAAATGAGGTTTAGAGAAGCCGCTGTGTCTGTGTCAGACATCCTCGGCTCTGCAGCCCAACATCTTACAGAGAAAACTGAGGAGAAAAGTACAACAAAAGAGTCAGCAGAGGAAAGCACCGTcactaaaaagaagaagaaaaagaagaaaaaaagaaaagcatccACAGAGAGAAGTGAGGAGAACATTACCCATGTATCAGAGAAACCGTCTAATGGAGAAGGAACAGAAGAGCAAACAACTGTGGTGGAAaatttgacaaagaaaaaaaagaaaaagataaagttGGAGGAGGGCAGAAAGGACTGTGATGAATGA